The Podospora pseudocomata strain CBS 415.72m chromosome 1 map unlocalized CBS415.72m_1, whole genome shotgun sequence genome has a segment encoding these proteins:
- a CDS encoding uncharacterized protein (EggNog:ENOG503NU7U; COG:G) produces MISMSDDREKDSISEAQRSHDEGMEFPEDPDAHLTAAEKAEVDRKLLWKLDKKLMPWLCFLYLLAFLDRTNIGNAKIAGLSEDLGLTVSSYNATLTIFFVSYAVFEPITNIMLKRYRPSVFIPIIMVLWGASMLGMGFVKNWSGLMCARWFLGLTEAGLFPGVNYYLSCWYKRSEFGLRAAVFFSAAALSGSFGGLLAAAIENMHGIAGLPGWAWIFILEGLLTIIVGIMSFWLVYDFPTEAKFLSEVDRARVVRRLKFDKQSSAENEKYTNSALWESLKDWKMWLGMVIYMGCDMPLYAFSLFLPTIISDMGWNTSVIRAQLMSVPPYAAAAILTVVIGFIADRTRQRGLCNILVSVLGVAGFAMLLASEDAAVKYVGTFLGALGIYPCISNTISWMANNTEGVYKRGVVMGFVIGWGNLNGVVSSNIFFNGPRFVEGHAVIIAYMAVFLFGGSVLMTVLLRRENAKRLRGERDYLVEGMSEKEMERLGDRRPDFIYTV; encoded by the exons GGCCGAAGTG GACCGCAAGTTACTCTGGAAGCTAGATAAGAAACTGATGCCTTGG CTTTGTTTCCTTTACCTCCTCGCCTTTCTCGACAGAACGAACATTGGCAATGCTAAAATCGCCGGTCTCTCTGAAGACCTCGGCCTCACCGTCTCGTCTTACAAtgccaccctcaccatcttTTTTGTGTCGTACGCCGTCTTTGAACCTATCACCAATATCATGCTAAAACGATACCGGCCCTCGGtcttcatccccatcatcat GGTGCTCTGGGGCGCAAGCATGCTAGGAATGGGCTTCGTCAAAAACTGGTCCGGCCTCATGTGCGCCCGCTGGTTCCTCGGCCTCACCGAAGCGGGCCTCTTCCCCGGCGTGAATTACTACCTCTCGTGCTGGTACAAGCGTTCTGAATTTGGCCTACGCGCtgccgtcttcttctcggcagctGCCTTGTCCGGCTCGTTCGGTGGTTTACTCGCTGCTGCCATCGAGAATATGCACGGCATCGCTGGCCTCCCAGGCTGGGCCTGGATTTTCATTCTGGAGGGCCTCCTTACCATCATCGTCGGTATCATGTCCTTCTGGCTAGTCTACGACTTTCCCACCGAAGCCAAGTTCTTGTCTGAAGTTGACAGAGCGAGAGTTGTCAGGAGGCTAAAGTTTGACAAGCAGAGCTCGGCGGAGAATGAAAAGTACACCAACAGTGCGCTGTGGGAGAGTCTGAAGGATTGGAAAATGTGGCTCGGGATGGTGATTTACATGGGGTGTGACATGCCGCTTTACGCGTTTTCTCTGTTCCTGCCGACGATTATCAGCGATATGGGTTGGAACACGTCTGTCATTCGAGCGCAGCTTATGAGCGTGCCCCCGTATGCAGCAGCTGCTATCCTGACGGTTGTTATCGGTTTCATCGCCGACAGGACAAGACAGAGAGGCCTATGCAACATTCTGGTCTCAGTCTTGGGGGTGGCGGGCTTCGCAATGTTACTGGCGAGCGAGGATGCAGCGGTCAAGTATGTCGGCACGTTTCTCGGAGCGTTGGGGATCTACCCTTGCATATCGAACACTATCTCGTGGATGGCAAACAACACCGAGGGGGTTTAcaagaggggggtggtgatggggtttgTGATTGGGTGGGGAAATCTGAACGGGGTGGTGAGCAGTAATATCTTCTTCAACGGGCCGAGATTTGTGGAGGGACACGCGGTGATTATTGCGTACATGGCTGTCTTCCTCTTTGGGGGGTCGGTGTTGATGACggtgctgttgaggagggagaatgCGAAacggttgaggggggagagggattacctggtggaggggatgagcgagaaggagatggagagattAGGAGACAGGAGGCCGGATTTTATTTATAcggtttga
- a CDS encoding uncharacterized protein (EggNog:ENOG503PR59), whose protein sequence is MPSSNFSSSSSSTAAGEKSRIPPDYEWKYHSGHESSRLCSCKTCSCGAAVPYAGDLCDDCSKPH, encoded by the exons ATGCCGTCCTCCAATTTCAGcagctcctcttcatccaccgCTGCCGGCGAGAAATCTCGGATTCCTCCCGACTACGAGTGGAAGTACCACAGCGGTCATGAGTCCAGTCGCCTCTGTTCCTGCAAGACTTG CTCctgtggtgctgctgtcccCTACGCCGGCGACCTCTGTGACGACTGCTCCAAGCCACACTAG
- a CDS encoding uncharacterized protein (COG:O; MEROPS:MER0000344; EggNog:ENOG50KOG1153), with amino-acid sequence MTPTLKSLTSSLILLTGVFVNAIPATFHSPHSPSNPNTQKSLANEYSVQFHDGPDLSHEQFLAHTVGIHATAQKFSTAANQYAGVIRHFNIGSGFRAFHGHLDPEHVEQLKQLEFVRQLAHFQPSRALQQQQEQQQQQQQIKRVEPNALVTTQANTIFNLLAPTNSKRDSNTNEPPPKAPHFNLKTHVQPAQNWRQSRLSHLQPNQDSSPPPSNSTKSKVRFGPNFTVPPDHPDRFNSAKNDNNLTEHLSPALCPDAITVAATDQNGTRAGFSSYGKGVDIFAPAVDVMSAGFGDNHASAVMSGTNMAAPHVARLAAYFMMVYGAHTAEEVRQRLMDAALTHVVKDKGEGSADALAYNGIDYSGGGGDW; translated from the exons ATGActccaacattgaagtcaCTCACTTCAAGCCTCATCCTACTGACGGGTGTCTTCGTCAACGCCATCCCGGCGACATTTCATTCTCCTCActccccttccaaccccaaTACCCAAAAGTCGCTCGCGAATGAGTACTCGGTCCAATTCCACGACGGCCCTGATCTCTCTCATGAGCAGTTTCTTGCCCATACCGTGGGTATTCACGCCACGGCGCAAAAATTCTCAACAGCCGCCAATCAATACGCCGGTGTCATCCGGCACTTCAACATCGGGTCCGGGTTTCGAGCCTTCCATGGACACCTTGACCCCGAGCACGTTGAGCAGCTCAAGCAGCTGGAATTTGTGAGACAGCTTGCTCATTTCCAACCATCAAGAGCTCTa caacaacaacaagaacaacaacaacaacaacaacagatcAAGCGCGTTGAACCCAACGCCCTAGTCACCACCCAAGCCAATACCATCTTCAATCTCCTCGCGCCGACCAACTCCAAAAgagacagcaacaccaatGAGCCACCCCCCAAAGCCCCCCATTTCAACCTCAAAACCCACGTCCAACCAGCCCAAAACTGGAGGCAATCccgcctctcccacctccagcccaaccaggactcctccccgcccccctccaaTTCTACAAAGTCCAAAGTCCGTTTTGGGCCTAACTTCACCGTCCCACCCGATCACCCAGATCGCTTCAACTCCGCAAAGAATGATAATAACTTGACAGAGCATCTCTCGCCTGCTTTGTGTCCTGATGCGATTACTGTTGCGGCCACGGACCAGAATGGTACCAGAGCTGGGTTTTCCAGttatgggaagggggttgataTCTTTGCTCCCGCGGTGGACGTCATGTCGGCTGGGTTTGGAGATAATCATGCCAGTGCGGTGATGAGCGGGACGAACATGGCTGCTCCGCATGTTGCTAGGCTGGCGGCGTATTTCATGATGGTCTATGGGGCTCAtacggccgaggaggtgaggCAGAGGCTCATGGATGCTGCTCTCACGCACGTGGTCAAGGacaagggagagggaagTGCAGATGCATTGGCGTATAATGGAATTGATTATTcggggggcggtggggatTGGTAA
- a CDS encoding uncharacterized protein (EggNog:ENOG503PA0B; COG:U), which yields MVTRLEVALDAQELAGDQRALLDLIDKLQFAQLDNVKLPQIVVVGDQSAGKSSVLEAITGTPFPRDAGACTRFATEIRLRRAPQASITVSVIPDKNRPFPEQERLRQFGGMVNTNMPFEQLMRSAVDMIAPKNIPGRFAARDILVVEKRGPDMPLLTLVDLPGLVRNANNDQSLEDIRTIEALSDRYMKSSRTIILAVVGGNSDYVQAPILTKARHFDPNGSRTIGVLTKPDLTESIGLEDKFIDLVMNKDKRNDFRLGWYVLLNPGPREAGQPWPTPEERRRVEDSFFNSGKWAQVPRNICGTRALMQKLSVQLQLHIGKHVHILRKQIQKALDDTNAELESLGIGKDTPEEMRIELVELFSASKELVIPAVYGFYKNPPKKTFFRVTADPRGTPAQNLRARASEENDRFSQRIRAQGRKLNFAMPPASGDLDDPAPINHAKREFVTSEVEMLLRQIRGTEFPMDAKPRAVYMLFQSYSENWPKLAQEHKDNLGVVCNEFLGELIDYAWPKRMREPLRRHFLDPQMKALMAKAQRELDLLMQDQNLEVQPYDPEYEERLRAWHIASSQNGARYTEAEEVLEKMLIYYELAAKTFIRNTIVQVVERHLLQGMYGIFNSVEVLGLSNEIVEAIAAENKETRDRRQTLKVQKKAIEEAKDICASLAMRKELRAYAEDAPEDGESTSDDEAPKPVRRSTSKRSRRSRQPSSGEFTPQPQPSRGYDDNTRYSQPPSQAPPPPSTHAPSTTYGPIRPEVTVETDHVPDTGYTTRPPQAAPPPPPRPGKVRDEEGRAYSPTSTTRTPRGAPEQYYTNGGGYSPNHPFGNDAVEFEASRRRKPVRS from the coding sequence ATGGTCACCAGGCTAGAGGTCGCCCTGGACGCCCAGGAGCTGGCCGGAGACCAACGCGCTCTCCTCGATCTTATTGACAAGCTTCAGTTTGCCCAACTTGACAATGTCAAGCTCCCGCagatcgtcgtcgtcggcgacCAGAGCGCCGGCAAGAGCTCCGTCCTCGAGGCCATCACCGGcacccctttcccacgaGATGCCGGCGCCTGCACCAGATTTGCAACCGAAAtcaggctgaggagggcACCACAAGCCAGCATCACAGTGTCTGTCATTCCCGACAAGAACAGACCATTTCCCGAgcaggagaggttgaggcaGTTTGGCGGAATGGTTAACACCAACATGCCGTTTGAGCAGCTCATGCGGTCAGCTGTCGACATGATTGCGCCAAAGAACATCCCCGGCCGTTTTGCTGCTCGAGATATCCTTGTGGTGGAGAAAAGGGGCCCTGATATGCCCCTTCTGACCCTCGTCGACTTGCCTGGCCTCGTTCGCAACGCCAACAACGACCAGTCGCTCGAAGATATCCGAACTATCGAGGCCCTTTCCGATCGCTACATGAAGAGCTCTCGCACCATCATTCTGGCGGTCGTCGGCGGAAATTCGGATTACGTTCAAGCCCCTATTCTCACCAAGGCACGGCATTTCGATCCCAATGGGTCAAGAACCATTGGTGTGTTGACCAAGCCCGACCTTACCGAGTCGATTGGCCTTGAAGACAAGTTCATCGACCTCGTCATGAACAAGGACAAGAGAAACGATTTCCGCTTGGGCTGGTATGTTCTCCTGAACCCCGGACCCCGAGAGGCCGGCCAGCCATGGCCCACCCCGGAGGAGAGACGTCGGGTAGAGGATTCCTTCTTTAACAGCGGAAAATGGGCCCAAGTCCCACGTAACATCTGTGGCACAAGGGCATTGATGCAGAAGCTCAGcgtccagctccagcttcaCATCGGAAAGCACGTCCATATCTTGCGCAAGCAGATCCAAAAGGCACTTGACGACACCAACGCCGAACTCGAATCCCTAGGCATCGGCAAGGACACCCCGGAGGAGATGCGGATTGAGCTCGTTGAACTCTTCTCGGCATCCAAGGAACTTGTCATTCCAGCTGTATACGGCTTCTACAAGAACCCTCCGAAGAAGACCTTCTTCAGAGTTACCGCCGACCCGAGAGGCACGCCAGCGCAGAACCTCCGCGCCCGTGCTAGCGAAGAAAATGACCGCTTTTCGCAAAGAATCAGGGCCCAGGGGCGCAAGCTCAACTTCGCCATGCCCCCCGCATCAGGAGACCTCGACGATCCTGCTCCGATTAACCATGCTAAGCGAGAGTTTGTGACTAGCGAGGTTGAAATGTTGCTCCGACAGATCCGCGGTACTGAATTCCCAATGGACGCCAAACCCCGAGCTGTTTACATGCTCTTCCAGAGTTACTCGGAGAACTGGCCCAAGCTGGCCCAAGAGCACAAGGACAACCTCGGCGTTGTTTGCAACGAGTTTCTCGGCGAGCTTATCGACTATGCTTGGCCGAAGCGCATGCGCGAGCCGCTTCGGCGTCATTTCCTCGACCCCCAAATGAAGGCTCTGATGGCCAAAGCTCAGCGCGAACTGGATCTCCTCATGCAAGACCAGAACCTCGAGGTCCAACCCTACGACCCTGAATACGAGGAGCGCTTGCGAGCCTGGCACATCGCCAGCTCACAAAATGGTGCCCGGTACACGGAAGCCGAAGAAGTGCTGGAGAAGATGCTCATCTACTATGAGCTCGCTGCCAAGACCTTCATCCGCAATACCATTGTCCAGGTTGTCGAGAGACATCTGCTCCAGGGCATGTACGGCATCTTCAACTCGGTCGAAGTCTTGGGCTTGAGCAACGAGATTGTCGAGGCTATCGCTGCCGAGAACAAGGAGACAAGGGATCGGAGACAGACATTGAAGGTCCAGAAGAAGGCCATCGAAGAGGCCAAGGATATCTGTGCCAGTCTTGCCATGCGCAAGGAGCTCAGGGCATACGCCGAGGATGCACCCGAAGATGGCGAGTCGACGTCCGATGATGAGGCTCCCAAGCCAGTACGTCGAAGCACCAGCAAACGGTCAAGACGCTCGCGACAGCCCTCCAGTGGGGAGTTCACGCCACAGCCGCAACCAAGCAGAGGGTACGATGACAACACTAGATACTCTcagcccccctcccaggctcctccaccaccatccactCATGCCCCGAGCACCACTTACGGGCCCATCAGACCGGAAGTGACTGTGGAGACTGATCATGTTCCAGACACTGGATACACGACACGGCCACCTCAGGcagcgcctcctccgccgccccgGCCGGGAAAAGTGAGGGATGAAGAGGGTCGCGCGTATTCTCCGACCTCGACTACTCGCACCCCGCGGGGCGCTCCCGAGCAGTACTACACTAACGGCGGAGGTTATTCCCCGAACCATCCCTTCGGTAACGATGCTGTGGAGTTTGAGGCctcgagaaggagaaagcCTGTAAGGAGTTAA
- a CDS encoding uncharacterized protein (COG:F; EggNog:ENOG503PFNG) produces the protein MASQEATSQATPQKIVVASLNPVKTGAVLEGFTRMFPGGAYQVSGVSVPSDVPDQPLSDQETLQGALNRIKNARSLEPDADFWVGVEGGVNPEGETFQSFAWIAVESKEGRTGKARTATYYVAQETANLIGGGMELGHADDLIFGKTNSKQHSGSVGILTDDVVTRTSYYIQAVILALIPFKNTQLTFSLNKSG, from the coding sequence ATGGCATCCCAGGAGGCCACCAGCCAAGCAACCCCGCAAAAAATCGTTGTTGCCTCGCTGAATCCCGTCAAAACCGGTGCCGTTCTCGAGGGCTTTACGCGTATGTTTCCCGGCGGAGCATACCAAGTGTCTGGAGTTAGTGTCCCCTCAGACGTGCCAGACCAGCCACTTTCAGACCAAGAGACCCTTCAAGGTGCCCTCAACCGCATAAAAAACGCTCGCTCGCTTGAACCCGATGCCGACTTCTGGGTGGGTGTGGAAGGAGGCGTTAACCCCGAGGGCGAGACGTTCCAGTCTTTTGCTTGGATTGCCGTGGAGAGCAAGGAGGGCCGTACCGGCAAGGCGCGCACCGCAACGTACTATGTTGCTCAAGAAACGGCCAATCTGATCGGTGGAGGGATGGAGTTGGGCCACGCAGATGATCTGATTTTTGGGAAGACAAACTCCAAACAGCACAGCGGTTCGGTGGGCATCTTGACGGACGATGTGGTCACCAGAACTTCGTATTATATTCAGGCTGTCATCTTGGCCTTGATACCGTTCAAGAACACCCAGTTGACATTTTCATTGAACAAGAGTGGTTAG
- a CDS encoding uncharacterized protein (EggNog:ENOG503NY6R; COG:S), whose translation MNGFEDDKKPKCDGDEYVKPGPKDLQVQLVISLSLGVSAFLAFCILRRRWKSLYAARKRHAEIELPHLPDTLFGWMPALYRITEHQVLACAGLDAYVFLTFFKMSLQLFAVMFLCAAVVLEPINRHFDPGHKRNDTNASEFSLLREYAPYSDYQKDNLLGNAGENSGDDHGGDDESFNKNMSYLWSYLVFTYVFTGLTLFMLNRYTLKVIGIRQNYLGTQSTITDRTFRLSGIPENLRTENAIKTLVEKLEIGKVESVTLCRNWKEIDELMERRTAILAKLEETWSVYISQKPKLPVGTQANGDGTASGAPEVRSDEEAGESERLLRGGHDMQIDRPRPQARLWYGFLRMQSRKIDGLDYYTERLRLLDEKIIAARKKTYEPANIAFVTMDSIAACQMAIQALIDPGPGQLLTKPAPAPSDVVWRNTYKPWWRRRFQSWTVTIFISILSIIWVGPVAALASTTICTIKAIMPSLAETLKDHEIIRSLIQTGIPTLVVSLLNVAVPYLYDFLSEHQGMISRGDVALSVISKNFFFTFFNIFLIFTVFGAAVAGIQETFRKSLTDSTYIAYTIATKIEELTSFYSCFIMLQGLGLFPFRLLQFGSISLYPINRMGAKTPRDFSQIMQPPMFYYGFYLPTALLVFILCLVYSVLPDGYQVLGLGVVYFVFGYFTYKYQLLYAMDQPQHATGGAWRMICYRVILGLVVFQVTMSGYLALKSAFTVAVLVTPLVIGTVWYSWNFKWQFEPLTKFISLVSIKRGEDQEEGVNEVAILDDEREGGYEEDVDQRSLRRRGSTTVDEAREKGLRFVNPSLVVPLEQPWIYQDPPPPFTEENDSLEFAIGGSEGEYSYGAGPSIRSRRDETRVEGIATRPPGPGSGAASSNSSSSISLGDTHIWRQ comes from the exons ATGAACGGATTCGAAGACGATAAGAAGCCAAAGTGCGATGGCGACGAGTATGTCAAGCCTGGGCCCAAGGACCTCCAGGTTCAGCTCGTCATTTCCCTATCGCTAGGGGTTTCTGCCTTTCTAGCCTTCTGT ATATTACGACGACGATGGAAATCCCTATACGCCGCGCGCAAACGACATGCCGAGATCGAGCTCCCACACTTGCCCGACACTTTGTTTGGTTGGATGCCCGCCCTTTATAGGATTACCGAACACCAGGTTCTGGCTTGCGCCGGACTGGACGCATATGTATTCCTGACATTCTTCAAGATGTCGTTGCAGCTCTTCGCTGTCATGTTCCTCTGTGCCGCCGTTGTTCTCGAGCCCATCAATCGCCACTTTGATCCCGGACACAAACGCAACGACACCAACGCCTCCGAATTTTCCCTGCTCCGCGAGTATGCGCCGTATAGCGACTATCAAAAAGACAACCTCCTCGGAAACGCTGGCGAAAACTCTGGCGACGACCATGGGGGCGATGACGAGagcttcaacaagaacatgAGCTACTTGTGGTCTTACCTGGTGTTTACCTATGTATTTACTGGACTTACCCTGTTTATGCTGAACCGGTACACTCTGAAGGTCATTGGCATACGCCAGAACTACCTGGGCACACAATCTACAATCACCGACCGAACGTTCCGATTGTCTGGTATTCCTGAGAACCTGCGCACCGAGAATGCGATCAAAACTTTGGTAGAAAAGCTGGAGATTGGAAAGGTGGAAAGCGTCACTTTGTGCCGCAACTGGAAGGAGATCGACGAACTGATGGAGCGAAGAACCGCAATACTCGCCAAATTGGAAGAGACCTGGAGTGTTTACATCAGCCAAAAGCCAAAATTACCAGTTGGAACGCAGGCGAATGGCGATGGGACAGCTTCGGGGGCACCAGAAGTACGGTCTGATGAAGAAGCCGGCGAAAGTGAACGACTGCTGCGAGGAGGGCATGATATGCAGATTGACCGGCCCCGTCCTCAGGCAAGGCTCTGGTACGGCTTTCTTCGTATGCAAAGTCGCAAGATTGACGGTCTCGACTATTATACCGAACGCCTCCGGTTGCTCGATGAAAAGATTATCGCTGCTCGGAAGAAGACCTATGAACCGGCCAACATCGCATTCGTGACCATGGACTCTATTGCAGCCTGTCAGATGGCGATCCAGGCCCTCATCGACCCTGGGCCGGGCCAGTTGCTAACCAAGCCTGCCCCAGCCCCATCCGATGTGGTATGGAGGAATACATACAAGCCttggtggaggcggcgctTCCAGTCGTGGACTGTCACCATCTTTATCTCGATTCTTTCCATCATCTGGGTCGGTCCCGTCGCTGCCCTAGCATCTACCACCATCTGCACCATCAAGGCCATTATGCCCTCTCTAGCCGAGACCCTCAAGGACCACGAAATCATCCGCTCGCTTATTCAGACCGGCATCCCGACTCTCGTTGTATCTTTGCTCAACGTCGCCGTGCCCTACCTCTACGACTTCTTGTCCGAACACCAAGGCATGATCTCGCGGGGCGATGTGGCCCTCTCCGTGATCAGCAAGAACTTCTTCTTTACCTTCTTCAACAttttcctcatcttcaccgtCTTCGGTGCCGCTGTGGCAGGTATCCAGGAGACGTTTCGAAAGAGCCTGACAGACAGCACCTACATCGCCTACACCATTGCCACAAAGATTGAGGAATTGACCAGCTTCTACAGCTGCTTCATCATGCTCCAGGGTCTGGGGTTGTTCCCCTTCCGACTGCTCCAGTTTGGCAGCATAAGCTTGTACCCGATCAACCGCATGGGCGCAAAGACGCCAAGGGACTTTTCCCAGATCATGCAGCCGCCCATGTTCTACTATGGCTTTTACCTGCCCACGGCGCTGTTGGTGTTCATCTTGTGTCTGGTCTACAGTGTGTTGCCAGACGGGTACCAggtcttggggttgggcgtGGTGTACTTTGTGTTTGGGTATTTCACCTACAAGTATCAGCTGCTGTATGCCATGGATCAACCGCAGCACGCGACGGGGGGTGcgtggaggatgatttgcTATCGGGTCATtctggggctggtggtgttccAGGTGACCATGTCGGGGTACTTGGCGCTGAAGTCGGCGTTTACggtggcggtgctggtgacCCCGCTGGTGATTGGGACGGTGTGGTATAGTTGGAACTTCAAGTGGCAGTTTGAGCCGCTGACGAAGTTTATTTCTTTGGTTAGTATCAAGAGGGGAGAGGACCAGGAAGAAGGGGTGAATGAGGTGGCGattttggatgatgagagggagggggggtatgaggaggatgtggatcAGAGGTCgttgaggcggagggggagcacGACGGTTGatgaggcgagggagaaggggttgcgGTTTGTGAATCCTAGTTTGGTGGTTCC TCTGGAGCAACCATGGATCTACCAAgacccaccaccgccattcACAGAAGAGAACGATAGTCTCGAGTTCGCCATTGGTGGTAGCGAAGGGGAGTACTCTTACGGCGCGGGGCCATCAATACGGAGCCGAAGAGACGAGACGCGGGTCGAGGGAATCGCAACTAGACCTCCGGGGCCCGGGAGCGGGGCTGCTAGTAGTAACTCTTCTAGCTCGATAAGCTTGGGGGATACACATATTTGGAGGCAGTGA
- the IDH1 gene encoding isocitrate dehydrogenase (NAD(+)) idh1 (EggNog:ENOG503NV6I; COG:C), with protein sequence MLSRNSAQRLLRVAAQPSQRLNIARGFASVQDTPAQSLQADIFKPTKYGGKYTVTLIPGDGIGAEVAESVKTIFKADNVPVTWEQIEVSGLSDATPTGRTEEAFADAVASLKRNKLGLKGILHTPISRSGHQSFNVAMRQELDIYASISLIKNIPGLKTRHDGIDLAIIRENTEGEYSGLEHQSVPGVVESLKIITRAKSERIAKFAFSFALANHRKKVTCIHKANIMKLADGLFRNTFQALSKQYPMLECNDMIVDNASMQCVSKPQQFDVMVMPNLYGGILSNIAAALVGGPGVVPGCNMGRDVAVFEPGCRHVGLDIKGKDQANPTALLLSGTMLLRHLGLDDHANRISNAVYSVIAEGKIRTPDMGGNATTHEFTRAILTSMENSL encoded by the exons ATGCTTTCCAGGAACTCTGCGCAG CGCCTTCTCAGGGTTGCCgctcagcccagccagcgCCTCAACATTGCGCGCGGCTTCGCCAGTGTCCAGGACACCCCCGCCCAGTCCCTTCAGGCCGATATCTTCAAGCCCACCAAGTACGGTGGCAAGTACACCGTCACACTCATCCCTGGTGATGGTATCGGTGCCGAGGTCGCCGAGAGCGTCAAGACCATCTTCAAGGCCGACAATGTGCCAGTTACCTGGGAGCAGATCGAGGTCTCCGGTCTCTCAGATGCGACCCCAACCGGCCGCACCGAGGAGGCTTTCGCCGATGCCGTTGCCTCCCTCAAGCGCAACAAGCTCGGTCTGAAGGGTATCCTCCACACCCCCATCAGCCGCTCCGGCCACCAGTCTTTCAACGTCGCCATGCGCCAGGAGCTCGATATCTATgcctccatctccctgaTCAAGAACATCCCCGGCCTCAAGACCCGCCACGACGGCATTGACCTCGCCATCATCCGTGAGAATACCGAGGGCGAGTACAGCGGTCTCGAGCACCAGAGCGTGCCCGGTGTCGTCGAGTCCCTCAAGATTATCACCCGCGCCAAGTCTGAGCGCATCGCCAAGTTCGCTTTCAGCTTCGCCCTTGCCAACCACCGCAAGAAGGTTACCTGCATACACAAGGCCAACATCATGAAGCTTGCCGATGGTCTCTTCCGCAACACATTCCAAGCTCTCTCCAAGCAGTACCCCATGCTTGAGTGCAACGACATGATTGTCGACAACGCCTCCATGCAGTGCGTCAGCAAGCCCCAGCAGTTCGACGTCATGGTCATGCCCAACCTTTATGGTGGTATCCTGTCCAACATTGCTGCCGCTCTCGTTGGTGGTCCTGGTGTCGTTCCCGGCTGCAACATGGGTCGTGATGTCGCCGTCTTCGAGCCCGGTTGCAGGCACGTTGGCCTTGAcatcaagggcaaggacCAGGCCAACCCTAccgctcttcttctcagcgGTACCATGCTTCTCCGCCACCTCGGCCTTGATGACCATGCCAACCGCATCTCCAACGCCGTCTACAGCGTGATTGCCGAGGG CAAGATCCGCACCCCCGACATGGGCGGTAATGCCACCACCCACGAATTCACCCGcgccatcctcacctccATGGAGAACTCGTTGTAA